One Panicum virgatum strain AP13 chromosome 9K, P.virgatum_v5, whole genome shotgun sequence genomic region harbors:
- the LOC120649024 gene encoding uncharacterized protein LOC120649024, with product MNRYKLCIMASDGTDELEFILFDKKAEHLIRKLVDKLIDSYNKDNVPHEIQALIGQKFTFIVKISPLKSAGSPNNSYEVLSIANQTPDEKSTTNKMRGPSSATSTTLKSLPPLQCCDSTSYSQQESHNEKYDADSKETEAPTKEEQKGNNKRGKTLQADEPEDKDTGSNLKLKQ from the exons ATGAACAG GTACAAGCTTTGTATAATGGCAAGTGATGGAACAGACGAGCTAGAATTCATACTTTTTGATAAAAAAGCAGAACATCTTATTCGAAAGCTAGTTGACAAGTTAATTGATTCTTACAACAAAGACAATGTCCCACACGAGATACAAGCATTAATTGGGCAAAAGTTCACATTTATAGTCAAAATCTCACCACTCAAGAGTGCCGGAAGCCCCAACAATTCATATGAAGTGCTTTCTATTGCAAATCAGACCCCAGATGAAAAAAGTACTACCAATAAAATGAGAGGTCCCAGTTCAGCAACATCCACTACTCTAAAAAGCCTGCCACCACTACAATGCTGTGATAGCACAAGCTATAGTCAACAG GAATCTCACAATGAAAAATATGATGCCGATTCAAAGGAAACTGAAGCTCCAACAAA AGAAGAACAAAAAGGAAACAATAAAAGAGGAAAAACCTTGCAAGCTGACGAACCTGAGGACAAAGACACCGGTTCGAACCTCAAACTTAAACA GTGA
- the LOC120649023 gene encoding transducin beta-like protein 2 isoform X1, whose protein sequence is MAASLVSSLTLPLISAVLGGAIALVFLAGYLRRKRAAIAHIPPSAPNAAPDQPKRVRPSNQAQHKKGHPRPHHNAADKDAAKKHHHLDVNTLRGHTDSVTALHFSNDGANLSTVCADGAVRVFRIDDTSSKSFKILRINLPAGAHPTGVAFSEGSSSVVVAAQALLGSSFYMYADVSAPPTVQNKQQGKLSPPEIKWSHQKIHGKESVLNLAAAHATHGPGDGSTIIISCSEATDIKVWHGKSGKELGTVDTNQLKNNMADISPNGRFIAAAAFTADVKVWEIVYSKDSSVKEVNKVMQLKGHKSAVTCLCFAPTSEQIITASKDGSIRVWNINVRYHLDEDPKTLRVLPIPLHDSKGSVCQYDHMSISPDGKVLAVTSESTLQWLCVETGAVLDTAEKAHEGHITGIAWAPRKISNGGVPAFILGTAGVDKKVKLWLAPQVGST, encoded by the exons ATGGCGGCGTCACTTGTCTCCTCGCTCACGTTGCCCCTCATCTCCGCCGTCCTCGGTGGCGCCATCGCCCTCGTCTTCCTCGCCGGCTACCTCCGCCGCAAGCGCGCCGCCATCGCCCACATCCCTCCCTCCGCCCCCAACGCCGCCCCGGACCAGCCCAAGCGCGTCCGTCCCTCCAACCAGGCCCAGCACAAAAAGGGCCATCCCCGCCCGCATCACAACGCCGCCGATAAG GATGCTGCCAAGAAGCACCACCATCTTGATGTCAACACCTTGAGGGGGCACACTGACTCAGTCACCGCACTTCACTTCTCCAATGATGGCGCCAACCTATCCACCG TGTGTGCTGATGGAGCTGTAAGGGTATTCAGGATTGATGATACCTCAAGCAAGAGCTTTAA GATTCTGAGGATAAACTTGCCTGCTGGAGCACATCCTACCGGTGTTGCTTTCTCGGAGGGCTCTTCATCTGTTGTTGTGGCAGCACAGGCTCTTCTGGGCTCATCTTTCTATATGTATGCGGATGTCAGTGCTCCTCCAACGGTCCAAAACAAGCAGCAGGGCAAGCTATCTCCGCCTGAGATCAAGTGGAGTCACCAAAAGATTCATGGAAAGGAGTCAGTGCTCAACCTTGCAGCAGCCCATGCAACTCATGGGCCCGGAGATGGGAGCACTATAATTATTTCGTGCTCAGAAG CAACCGATATCAAAGTTTGGCATGGGAAGAGTGGAAAGGAGTTGGGTACTGTTGACACCAATCAGCTAAAAAATAATATGGCTGACATATCCCCAAATGGTCGCTTCATAGCTGCTGCAGCTTTTACTGCTGATGTCAAG GTGTGGGAGATAGTTTACTCAAAAGATAGTTCTGTGAAAGAGGTTAATAAAGTCATGCAACTCAAGGGTCACAAG AGTGCTGTTACTTGTTTGTGCTTTGCCCCAACTTCTGAGCAAATTATCACTGCATCCAAAGATGGTTCCATTCGAGTATGGAACATTAATG TAAGGTATCACCTTGATGAGGATCCAAAAACCTTAAGAGTTTTGCCAATTCCACTGCATGACTCAAAAGGTTCGGTTTGCCAATATGATCACATGAGCATCTCTCCTGATGGTAAAGTTCTGGCTGTAACAAGCGAATCAACGTTGCAATGGTTATGTGTGGAAACTGGTGCAGTTTTGGATACTGCTGAGAAAGCTCATGAAG GTCATATAACTGGCATTGCTTGGGCTCCACGGAAAATTTCCAATG GTGGCGTGCCTGCATTTATTTTGGGGACTGCTGGTGTGGACAAGAAGGTGAAACTTTGGTTAGCTCCACAAGTTGGTTCGACATGA
- the LOC120649023 gene encoding transducin beta-like protein 2 isoform X2: MAASLVSSLTLPLISAVLGGAIALVFLAGYLRRKRAAIAHIPPSAPNAAPDQPKRVRPSNQAQHKKGHPRPHHNAADKDAAKKHHHLDVNTLRGHTDSVTALHFSNDGANLSTVCADGAVRVFRIDDTSSKSFKILRINLPAGAHPTGVAFSEGSSSVVVAAQALLGSSFYMYADVSAPPTVQNKQQGKLSPPEIKWSHQKIHGKESVLNLAAAHATHGPGDGSTIIISCSEATDIKVWHGKSGKELGTVDTNQLKNNMADISPNGRFIAAAAFTADVKVWEIVYSKDSSVKEVNKVMQLKGHKSAVTCLCFAPTSEQIITASKDGSIRVWNINVRYHLDEDPKTLRVLPIPLHDSKGSVCQYDHMSISPDGKVLAVTSESTLQWLCVETGAVLDTAEKAHEGHITGIAWAPRKISNGKEISVACLHLFWGLLVWTRR, from the exons ATGGCGGCGTCACTTGTCTCCTCGCTCACGTTGCCCCTCATCTCCGCCGTCCTCGGTGGCGCCATCGCCCTCGTCTTCCTCGCCGGCTACCTCCGCCGCAAGCGCGCCGCCATCGCCCACATCCCTCCCTCCGCCCCCAACGCCGCCCCGGACCAGCCCAAGCGCGTCCGTCCCTCCAACCAGGCCCAGCACAAAAAGGGCCATCCCCGCCCGCATCACAACGCCGCCGATAAG GATGCTGCCAAGAAGCACCACCATCTTGATGTCAACACCTTGAGGGGGCACACTGACTCAGTCACCGCACTTCACTTCTCCAATGATGGCGCCAACCTATCCACCG TGTGTGCTGATGGAGCTGTAAGGGTATTCAGGATTGATGATACCTCAAGCAAGAGCTTTAA GATTCTGAGGATAAACTTGCCTGCTGGAGCACATCCTACCGGTGTTGCTTTCTCGGAGGGCTCTTCATCTGTTGTTGTGGCAGCACAGGCTCTTCTGGGCTCATCTTTCTATATGTATGCGGATGTCAGTGCTCCTCCAACGGTCCAAAACAAGCAGCAGGGCAAGCTATCTCCGCCTGAGATCAAGTGGAGTCACCAAAAGATTCATGGAAAGGAGTCAGTGCTCAACCTTGCAGCAGCCCATGCAACTCATGGGCCCGGAGATGGGAGCACTATAATTATTTCGTGCTCAGAAG CAACCGATATCAAAGTTTGGCATGGGAAGAGTGGAAAGGAGTTGGGTACTGTTGACACCAATCAGCTAAAAAATAATATGGCTGACATATCCCCAAATGGTCGCTTCATAGCTGCTGCAGCTTTTACTGCTGATGTCAAG GTGTGGGAGATAGTTTACTCAAAAGATAGTTCTGTGAAAGAGGTTAATAAAGTCATGCAACTCAAGGGTCACAAG AGTGCTGTTACTTGTTTGTGCTTTGCCCCAACTTCTGAGCAAATTATCACTGCATCCAAAGATGGTTCCATTCGAGTATGGAACATTAATG TAAGGTATCACCTTGATGAGGATCCAAAAACCTTAAGAGTTTTGCCAATTCCACTGCATGACTCAAAAGGTTCGGTTTGCCAATATGATCACATGAGCATCTCTCCTGATGGTAAAGTTCTGGCTGTAACAAGCGAATCAACGTTGCAATGGTTATGTGTGGAAACTGGTGCAGTTTTGGATACTGCTGAGAAAGCTCATGAAG GTCATATAACTGGCATTGCTTGGGCTCCACGGAAAATTTCCAATGGTAAGGAGATCTCG GTGGCGTGCCTGCATTTATTTTGGGGACTGCTGGTGTGGACAAGAAGGTGA